A portion of the Pseudarthrobacter defluvii genome contains these proteins:
- a CDS encoding DUF4245 domain-containing protein, with the protein MQEATSPSSGEAQPEGRPAAAGSSAETPVKPVIPAAAAKRANASVIGMIIALALSIAAFLPVVLMNPQPKGESFRPDVDVASVARNAADVAGFTPVAPDTGNAFRANYARWEAGTASGVPTWEVGYLTPKTSFIGLVQTTKANPTWLLQQTKNAPVTGTRNAGGKDWELRDTGKGEKSMILNYRGSTVVLSGAAQLDEFAALAAAVVASLDANPAVTVSPSAPAAP; encoded by the coding sequence ATGCAGGAAGCCACCAGTCCCAGCTCCGGCGAGGCACAGCCCGAAGGCCGCCCCGCCGCTGCCGGCAGCAGTGCCGAAACCCCGGTTAAGCCCGTCATTCCGGCGGCCGCCGCCAAGCGGGCCAACGCCTCGGTGATCGGCATGATCATCGCCCTGGCGCTCAGCATCGCGGCATTCCTGCCTGTTGTCCTCATGAATCCCCAGCCCAAAGGCGAAAGCTTCCGGCCGGACGTCGATGTTGCGTCCGTGGCACGGAATGCTGCGGATGTGGCCGGATTCACACCGGTTGCGCCGGACACCGGCAACGCGTTCCGCGCCAACTACGCCCGGTGGGAGGCCGGAACGGCCAGCGGCGTGCCCACGTGGGAGGTTGGCTACCTGACCCCCAAGACGTCCTTTATCGGCCTGGTGCAGACAACGAAGGCCAACCCCACCTGGCTCCTCCAGCAGACCAAGAACGCACCCGTCACAGGGACCCGGAATGCCGGCGGCAAGGACTGGGAACTGCGGGATACCGGCAAGGGCGAAAAATCGATGATCCTGAACTACAGGGGCAGCACCGTCGTCCTCTCCGGCGCCGCGCAACTTGACGAATTCGCGGCGCTGGCTGCCGCCGTCGTGGCCTCCCTTGACGCCAACCCGGCCGTCACAGTTTCCCCCTCCGCCCCTGCCGCGCCTTAA